From Dermochelys coriacea isolate rDerCor1 chromosome 8, rDerCor1.pri.v4, whole genome shotgun sequence, the proteins below share one genomic window:
- the LOC119859955 gene encoding protocadherin beta-16-like → MEVQIDDVNDNSPKFSKNEFPLKLPEHLPVNSRFPLERAQDSDVGTNGIQSYAISANEHFRLDVQTRGDRNKYAELVLEKQLDREEQAQLMLILIAADGGLPQRTGTAQIRINVLDTNDNFPRFSQSVYKVQLMENSPRDTLVTKVEASDLDEGSNAEITYSFRQLPDRVLKLFKLNQFSGEITVLGIIDYEERSSYEMDIQATDGGGLYAHCKVLVQIEDMNDNAPEVTLTSLTSTIPEDSSPETVVALFSVRDPDSGDNGRTLCSIQDNVPFALKSTLKNYYELVTQKPLDREKVPEYNISITATDRGTPRLTSVRIIRVQLSDINDNPPVFNESSYVMYLKENNHPGLLIGTVHAADLDTEQNAKVTYSALPGNIGHLPFSINSENGNVYALQSVDYEQTRDFQVSVKAADGGSPPLSSEVIVRVVIIDENDNAPFILYPLQNNSAPANDLVPRSAEAGYLVTKVVAVDGDSGQNSWLSYHLLKATDPGLFAVGLQTGEVKTSRPIRSPDSVKQKLIVLVRDNGEPPRSTTSTLNVLLVDGFLDAYVQLLDVPQEEEQQDTLTLYLVISLSFVSFLFLVSVVTIIAIRVYKTRQCRERYVPSSRNFYCEPNFPTNPADRSGTGTLPQSYCYEVCLTTGSGTSEFKFLRPLVPSLPADPSAAGGSVLDSQINSYLKLEKESLREMSAYFTLFASIPWFNMFFLLL, encoded by the coding sequence ATGGAGGTGCAGATAGATGATGTGAATGACAATTCCCCTAAATTCTCTAAAAATGAATTTCCTTTGAAGCTGCCTGAACATCTCCCTGTAAACAGCCGCTTCCCCTTGGAAAGGGCCCAAGATTCAGACGTAGGAACAAACGGCATCCAGAGCTACGCGATCAGCGCTAATGAGCACTTCAGGCTGGATGTGCAAACCCGGGGAGACCGCAATAAATATGCGGAGTTGGTTTTAGAGAAACAATTAGATCGGGAGGAGCAGGCGCAGTTGATGCTGATTCTCATAGCTGCCGATGGGGGCCTTCCACAGAGAACCGGCACAGCCCAAATACGCATTAATGTGCTTGACACCAACGATAACTTCCCCCGGTTTAGTCAGTCAGTGTACAAGGTGCAGTTAATGGAAAACAGTCCGCGGGACACTTTGGTCACTAAGGTTGAGGCCAGTGATTTGGATGAAGGTTCAAATGCAGAAATCACCTATTCATTCAGGCAATTGCCTGACAGAGTCCTCAAGTTATTCAAATTAAATCAATTTTCCGGAGAAATCACTGTTTTGGGGATAATTGACTATGAAGAAAGAAGCAGTTATGAGATGGACATCCAAGCGACGGATGGCGGGGGTCTATATGCGCACTGCAAAGTCCTGGTGCAGATCGAGGACATGAATGACAACGCCCCGGAAGTGACACTGACGTCCCTCACCAGCACCATACCCGAGGACTCCTCCCCTGAGACAGTGGTGGCCCTGTTCAGTGTGAGAGACCCAGACTCCGGGGACAATGGCAGAACGCTCTGCTCCATTCAGGACAATGTCCCTTTTGCTTTAAAATCGACTCTGAAGAATTATTACGAGCTCGTTACACAAAAGCCCCTGGACCGAGAGAAAGTGCCTGAGTATAACATAAGCATCACGGCCACAGACCGGGGGACTCCGAGGCTCACCTCCGTGAGGATCATCCGTGTTCAGCTATCGGATATTAATGACAACCCCCCTGTATTTAATGAAAGTTCGTACGTCATGTACCTGAAGGAGAACAATCACCCGGGCCTGTTGATTGGAACTGTCCATGCTGCTGACCTCGACACAGAGCAGAATGCCAAAGTGACATATTCGGCATTGCCTGGCAACATCGGCCACCTCCCCTTCTCCATAAACTCCGAAAACGGGAATGTGTACGCTCTGCAGTCTGTGGATTATGAGCAAACGAGGGATTTCCAGGTTTCGGTGAAAGCTGCGGATGGCGGGTCCCCTCCACTGAGCTCTGAAGTCATTGTCCGAGTTGTGATAATTGATGAAAATGACAACGCGCCCTTCATTTTATACCCTCTGCAAAACAACAGCGCCCCCGCTAATGACCTGGTTCCCAGATCGGCGGAGGCGGGTTACCTGGTGACGAAGGTGGTGGCTGTGGATGGAGATTCCGGTCAGAATTCTTGGCTTTCCTATCACTTGTTGAAGGCCACAGACCCAGGTCTCTTCGCTGTGGGTCTCCAAACCGGGGAAGTAAAAACCAGCAGGCCTATAAGGAGCCCAGACTCTGTTAAGCAGAAACTTATCGTCCTGGTTAGAGACAACGGAGAGCCGCCCAGATCCACCACCTCGACCCTTAATGTGCTTCTGGTGGATGGGTTTTTAGACGCCTACGTGCAGTTACTGGATGTACCAcaagaggaggagcagcaggacACATTAACCCTGTATTTAGTCATTTCTTTGTCTTTCgtttcattcctttttttggTTTCTGTGGTAACAATTATCGCCATCCGTGTATACAAGACAAGGCAGTGCCGAGAGCGGTATGTTCCATCGTCCAGGAACTTTTATTGTGAGCCCAACTTCCCCACAAATCCTGCGGACAGGAGCGGCACTGGGACTCTGCCTCAATCTTATTGTTATGAGGTTTGCTTGACAACTGGGTCTGGCACGAGCGAATTTAAATTTCTCAGGCCGCTGGTACCGTCCCTACCCGCTGACCCCAGCGCTGCAGGAGGGTCAGTTCTTGACTCTCAGATTAACTCTTATCTGAAGTTGGAGAAAGAATCTCTGAGAGAGATGAGTGCTTATTTCACTCTATTTGCATCAATACCTTggtttaatatgttttttctacTGCTCTGA
- the LOC119859956 gene encoding protocadherin beta-16-like, which translates to MAAAAFQRGLRFRSDPGMAGGMEPSSRKRQVLSFFLCLYVSLVACETIRYSVSEEKKSGSLVANIAKDLNLDVDKLFARRARLVSKSTKQYFKLNTGSGDVIIKEKIDREDLCGQIDPCLLQFEIVLENPLQLYRMEVQIDDVNDNSPKFSKNEFPLKLPEHLPVNSRFPLERAQDSDVGTNGIQSYAISANEHFRLDVQTRGDRNKYAELVLEKQLDREEQAQLMLILIAADGGLPQRTGTAQIRINVLDTNDNFPRFSQSVYKVQLMENSPRDTLVTKVEASDLDEGSNAEITYSFRQLPDRVLKLFKLNQFSGEITVLGIIDYEERSSYEMDIQATDGGGLYAHCKVLVQIEDMNDNAPEVTLTSLTSTIPEDSSPETVVALFSVRDPDSGDNGRTLCSIQDNVPFALKSTLKNYYELVTQKPLDREKVPEYNISITATDRGTPRLTSVRIIRVQLSDINDNPPVFNESSYVMYLKENNHPGLLIGTVHAADLDTEQNAKVTYSALPGNIGHLPFSINSENGNVYALQSVDYEQTRDFQVSVKAADGGSPPLSSEVIVRVVIIDENDNAPFILYPLQNNSAPANDLVPRSAEAGYLVTKVVAVDGDSGQNSWLSYHLLKATDPGLFAVGLQTGEVKTSRPIRSPDSVKQKLIVLVRDNGEPPRSTTSTLNVLLVDGFLDAYVQLLDVPQEEEQQDTLTLYLVISLSFVSFLFLVSVVTIIAIRVYKTRQCRERYVPSSRNFYCEPNFPTNPADRSGTGTLPQSYCYEVCLTTGSGTSEFKFLRPLVPSLPADPSAAGGSVLDSQINSYLKLEKESLREMSAYFTLFASIPWFNMFFLLL; encoded by the coding sequence ATGGCTGCAGCAGCTTTTCAGAGAGGCCTCCGTTTCAGATCTGACCCGGGAATGGCTGGCGGAATGGAGCCTAGCTCCAGGAAAAGgcaagttctttctttctttctatgtttGTATGTGTCCTTGGTGGCCTGTGAGACGATCCGCTATTCTGTGAGTGAAGAGAAGAAAAGCGGGTCCCTAGTGGCTAATATTGCAAAGGATTTGAATCTGGATGTAGATAAATTGTTTGCTCGCAGGGCCCGGCTGGTTTCTAAAAGCACCAAGCAATACTTTAAGCTGAACACAGGATCCGGGGATGTGATAATAAAGGAGAAAATAGACCGTGAGGATCTGTGCGGACAGATTGACCCGTGTTTGCTGCAATTCGAAATTgtgttggaaaatccactgcagCTGTACCGAATGGAGGTGCAGATAGATGATGTGAATGACAATTCCCCTAAATTCTCTAAAAATGAATTTCCTTTGAAGCTGCCTGAACATCTCCCTGTAAACAGCCGCTTCCCCTTGGAAAGGGCCCAAGATTCAGACGTAGGAACAAACGGCATCCAGAGCTACGCGATCAGCGCTAATGAGCACTTCAGGCTGGATGTGCAAACCCGGGGAGACCGCAATAAATATGCGGAGTTGGTTTTAGAGAAACAATTAGATCGGGAGGAGCAGGCGCAGTTGATGCTGATTCTCATAGCTGCCGATGGGGGCCTTCCACAGAGAACCGGCACAGCCCAAATACGCATTAATGTGCTTGACACCAACGATAACTTCCCCCGGTTTAGTCAGTCAGTGTACAAGGTGCAGTTAATGGAAAACAGTCCGCGGGACACTTTGGTCACTAAGGTTGAGGCCAGTGATTTGGATGAAGGTTCAAATGCAGAAATCACCTATTCATTCAGGCAATTGCCTGACAGAGTCCTCAAGTTATTCAAATTAAATCAATTTTCCGGAGAAATCACTGTTTTGGGGATAATTGACTATGAAGAAAGAAGCAGTTATGAGATGGACATCCAAGCCACGGATGGCGGGGGTCTATATGCGCACTGCAAAGTCCTGGTGCAGATCGAGGACATGAATGACAACGCCCCGGAAGTGACACTGACGTCCCTCACCAGCACCATACCCGAGGACTCCTCCCCTGAGACAGTGGTGGCCCTGTTCAGTGTGAGAGACCCAGACTCCGGGGACAATGGCAGAACGCTCTGCTCCATTCAGGACAATGTCCCTTTTGCTTTAAAATCGACTCTGAAGAATTATTACGAGCTCGTTACACAAAAGCCCCTGGACCGAGAGAAAGTGCCTGAGTATAACATAAGCATCACGGCCACAGACCGGGGGACTCCGAGGCTCACCTCCGTGAGGATCATCCGTGTTCAGCTATCGGATATTAATGACAACCCCCCTGTATTTAATGAAAGTTCGTACGTCATGTACCTGAAGGAGAACAATCACCCGGGCCTGTTGATTGGAACTGTCCATGCTGCTGACCTCGACACAGAGCAGAATGCCAAAGTGACATATTCGGCATTGCCTGGCAACATCGGCCACCTCCCCTTCTCCATAAACTCCGAAAACGGGAATGTGTACGCTCTGCAGTCTGTGGATTATGAGCAAACGAGGGATTTCCAGGTTTCGGTGAAAGCTGCGGATGGCGGGTCCCCTCCACTGAGCTCTGAAGTCATTGTCCGAGTTGTGATAATTGATGAAAATGACAACGCGCCCTTCATTTTATACCCTCTGCAAAACAACAGCGCCCCCGCTAATGACCTGGTTCCCAGATCGGCGGAGGCGGGTTACCTGGTGACGAAGGTGGTGGCTGTGGATGGAGATTCCGGTCAGAATTCTTGGCTTTCCTATCACTTGTTGAAGGCCACAGACCCAGGTCTCTTCGCTGTGGGTCTCCAAACCGGGGAAGTAAAAACCAGCAGGCCTATAAGGAGCCCAGACTCTGTTAAGCAGAAACTTATCGTCCTGGTTAGAGACAACGGAGAGCCGCCCAGATCCACCACCTCGACCCTTAATGTGCTTCTGGTGGATGGGTTTTTAGACGCCTACGTGCAGTTACTGGATGTACCAcaagaggaggagcagcaggacACATTAACCCTGTATTTAGTCATTTCTTTGTCTTTCgtttcattcctttttttggTTTCTGTGGTAACAATTATCGCCATCCGTGTATACAAGACAAGGCAGTGCCGAGAGCGGTATGTTCCATCGTCCAGGAACTTTTATTGTGAGCCCAACTTCCCCACAAATCCTGCGGACAGGAGCGGCACTGGGACTCTGCCTCAATCTTATTGTTATGAGGTTTGCTTGACAACTGGGTCTGGCACGAGCGAATTTAAATTTCTCAGGCCGCTGGTACCGTCCCTACCCGCTGACCCCAGCGCTGCAGGAGGGTCAGTTCTTGACTCTCAGATTAACTCTTATCTGAAGTTGGAGAAAGAATCTCTGAGAGAGATGAGTGCTTATTTCACTCTATTTGCATCAATACCTTggtttaatatgttttttctacTGCTCTGA